A genomic region of Raphanus sativus cultivar WK10039 chromosome 6, ASM80110v3, whole genome shotgun sequence contains the following coding sequences:
- the LOC108807941 gene encoding F-box protein At3g28330-like — MKKLSFFTEDLWAIILARLPLVTITTSKLVCKQWKSIIESSFFRQIFLSHHQNSHSSWSLMCRNQPPEEVVSYYGCKVWGLQRSLASYVSSFIAARLEAKNKIPTPPTWLLGFETEKSLLREVFWFVESDVFRQAGLVTRTKDGVVLGFKVVLVRTRSKNTECSLTFIIYSSETGLWSKILHSPLPLISLDLLEPAVSLSGNLHWLGLNLDHQEVVVSYDFYGSDHQCRVIPFPDLEKEPKFIRSCTTSGGSLMYMNIFSESVYHKLIVWKLMDREWQLVSALMGFDYLPLAINPFDGNTLYMWRAMQDSLASINLRNGSFELHNELERSRDGRTLSSVEYNREMVTMEYLSQSCFAMFVLPRWLYRIPSPPHHVDKSL, encoded by the exons ATGAAGAAGTTGAGTTTCTTCACAGAGGATCTATGGGCTATTATACTTGCGAGATTACCACTAGTAACCATCACCACTTCAAAACTAGTATGCAAGCAATGGAAGTCCATCATCGAATCATCGTTTTTCAGACAGATTTTTCTGTCTCATCATCAAAACTCGCACTCTTCATGGTCTCTCATGTGCAGAAATCAACCACCGGAAGAAGTCGTGTCTTACTACGGATGCAAAGTTTGGGGACTTCAACGATCTCTTGCCTCTTACGTCTCCTCTTTCATAGCCGCGAGATTAGAAGCGAAGAATAAA ATTCCTACTCCACCTACTTGGCTTCTAGGGTTTGAAACAGAGAAATCATTGCTTCGTGAGGTATTTTGGTTCGTTGAATCAGATGTATTCAGACAGGCTGGACTTGTCACGAGAACTAAAGACGGTGTCGTTTTAGGTTTCAAAGTTGTTCTGGTCAGAACAAGATCCAAGAACACTGAATGTTCTTTAACGTTCATTATATATTCATCAGAGACAGGCTTGTGGAGTAAAATTCTCCACTCTCCTCTCCCTTTGATTAGCCTGGATCTTCTTGAACCGGCGGTAAGCTTGAGCGGGAACCTTCACTGGTTAGGCCTCAATCTTGACCATCAAGAAGTTGTTGTGTCCTACGATTTCTACGGTTCTGATCATCAGTGCCGAGTTATACCGTTCCCTGATTTGGAAAAAGAACCCAAGTTCATAAGATCGTGCACAACTTCCGGAGGTAGTCTCATGTATATGAACATATTCTCCGAAAGCGTGTACCACAAGCTAATTGTATGGAAGCTAATGGACCGCGAATGGCAACTAGTATCTGCACTGATGGGTTTCGATTATCTTCCCCTGGCGATAAACCCTTTTGATGGTAATACATTGTACATGTGGAGGGCGATGCAAGATTCTTTGGCATCCATTAACTTGCGCAATGGGAGTTTTGAGCTTCACAATGAGCTGGAACGTAGCAGGGATGGTCGGACTCTGAGCTCTGTAGAATACAATCGAGAGATGGTCACAATGGAATACCTATCACAATCATGTTTTGCGATGTTTGTTCTTCCACGGTGGTTGTATCGAATCCCTAGCCCGCCACACCATGTTGACAAGAGTTTATAG
- the LOC108807940 gene encoding F-box protein At3g28330-like: YGSYTNFIADAHKKTLIPLMKRPNNREMDLLTEDQWAIMLSRLPLIPILLTKRPKNRGTESMLEDLYALILARLPLKNIITFKLVCKQWKSLVESPFVRDLFTSLNQNSYASSWSFMCRGCETETLAHFGSDNWCLTRSLGSYISSFLAEKFDNRQGRVVAYTDVGLILIYVVTNQSFYVANPVSRQCVEILPHIHAMERFWILGIVTRTENEVVLGYKVVLLNNFTSFLIYSSETGSWSLETVSFPFIFIAQEFNNPISLNGKLHWLAHNPEYKDFLVSFDFYANGDNKDSDRCRVTPFPDLDKTTKFKRACTTCQGFLMYINIVSIAKVDKLCVWRLEREGWQLVSEISTGFITTGFDYIPLGMNPFDDKLVYFWRGNMQGQDLLSINLHNGEFIVHEELERSSDGRVLSSVGGPREIEYIRESYYSSFVLPRWLHPFPN, from the coding sequence TATGGGAGTTACACCAACTTTATCGCAGATGCACACAAAAAAACCCTAATCCCATTGATGAAGAGACCAAACAATAGGGAGATGGATTTGCTCACAGAAGATCAATGGGCGATTATGTTATCAAGATTACCACTAATACCTATCCTGTTGACAAAGAGACCAAAGAATAGAGGAACGGAATCGATGCTAGAGGATCTGTATGCGCTTATACTAGCGAGGTTACCACTAAAAAACATAATCACTTTTAAACTGGTTTGTAAGCAATGGAAATCACTCGTTGAGTCTCCTTTTGTCCGCGATCTTTTTACATCTCTGAACCAAAACTCGTACGCTTCTTCATGGTCGTTCATGTGTAGAGGCTGCGAGACAGAAACCCTGGCTCACTTCGGATCCGACAACTGGTGTCTTACACGCTCTCTCGGTTCTTACATCTCGTCTTTTCTAGCCGAAAAGTTCGATAACCGACAAGGTAGAGTCGTGGCTTACACCGATGTTGGATTGATATTGATTTACGTAGTGACGAACCAATCTTTTTACGTAGCTAATCCTGTCTCAAGGCAGTGCGTAGAGATCCTTCCTCATATTCATGCAATGGAACGTTTTTGGATATTGGGGATTGTGACACGAACTGAGAACGAGGTCGTTTTGGGTTACAAAGTTGTTTTGTTAAACAACTTTACTAGTTTCTTGATATATTCATCTGAGACCGGTTCATGGAGTCTTGAAACCGTTAGTTTTCCTTTCATTTTCATCGCTCAGGAGTTTAACAATCCCATTAGCTTGAACGGAAAGCTTCACTGGCTCGCTCACAATCCGGAGTATAAAGATTTTCTTGTATCATTCGATTTCTACGCAAATGGTGACAACAAGGATTCTGATAGATGTCGCGTTACGCCTTTCCCTGACTTGGACAAAACTACGAAATTCAAAAGAGCTTGCACAACTTGTCAAGGGTTTCTCATGTACATTAACATAGTCTCTATAGCCAAAGTTGATAAGCTGTGTGTATGGAGGCTAGAGAGGGAAGGATGGCAACTAGTATCTGAAATATCTACTGGTTTTATAACGACTGGTTTTGATTATATTCCGTTGGGGATGAACCCTTTTGATGATAAACTAGTGTACTTTTGGAGGGGAAACATGCAGGGCCAAGATTTGTTGTCTATTAACTTACACAATGGGGAGTTTATAGTCCACGAAGAGCTGGAACGTAGCAGCGACGGTCGCGTTCTGAGTTCCGTTGGTGGTCCGAGAGAGATAGAATACATAAGGGAATCATATTATTCCTCGTTCGTTCTCCCAAGGTGGCTGCATCCTTTCCCGAACTAG
- the LOC108806428 gene encoding peroxidase 31-like — MAELKSLSLFFFFFLFTLLASTAEPRLTTDFYSKSCPRFHDIVRDTISTKQITNPTTAAAVLRLFFHDCFPNGCDASILISSTAFNSAERDSPINLSLPGDGFDAVVRAKTALELACPNTVSCSDIISAATRDLLVTVGGPHYPVFLGRRDSRISKASLLADLLPLPSSPISKTIRQFESRGFSVQEMVALSGAHSIGFSHCKEFVGLVGRNSTGYNPRFAVALTKACSNYPKDPTLSVFNDINTPNKFDNMYYQNIPKGLGLLESDHGLYSDPRTRPFVDLYARDQDRFFKDFANAMQKLSLYGVQTGRRGEIRRRCDEVN, encoded by the coding sequence ATGGCGGAACTCAAATCTCtctccctcttcttcttcttcttcctcttcactcTCCTCGCCTCCACCGCCGAACCTCGCCTAACCACCGACTTCTACTCCAAATCATGCCCTCGCTTCCACGACATAGTCCGCGACACAATCTCCACCAAACAGATCACGAACCCGACCACCGCCGCCGCCGTCCTCCGCCTCTTCTTCCACGACTGCTTCCCCAACGGCTGCGACGCCTCCATCCTCATCTCCTCCACCGCCTTCAACTCCGCCGAGCGCGACTCCCCGATCAACCTCTCCCTCCCCGGCGACGGCTTCGACGCCGTCGTCAGAGCCAAAACCGCCCTCGAGCTCGCCTGCCCCAACACCGTCTCCTGCTCCGACATCATCTCCGCCGCCACTCGCGACCTACTCGTCACCGTCGGCGGTCCTCACTACCCGGTCTTCCTCGGCCGCCGCGACTCGCGCATCTCAAAAGCCTCCCTCCTCGCCGACCTCCTCCCTCTCCCGTCGTCTCCGATCTCCAAGACCATTCGCCAGTTCGAGTCCAGAGGCTTCTCCGTTCAGGAAATGGTCGCTCTCAGTGGAGCCCACTCCATCGGATTCTCCCATTGTAAAGAGTTTGTGGGCTTGGTGGGCCGGAACAGTACCGGGTATAACCCGAGATTCGCTGTCGCGTTGACGAAAGCTTGTTCTAATTACCCGAAAGACCCGACGTTGTCTGTCTTCAACGACATTAATACTCCGAACAAGTTCGATAATATGTATTACCAAAATATCCCCAAGGGTCTTGGGCTACTTGAGTCGGATCACGGGTTGTACTCAGACCCGAGAACCCGACCTTTTGTTGATCTTTACGCTAGAGATCAAGATCGGTTCTTTAAAGACTTTGCTAACGCTATGCAAAAGTTGAGTCTTTACGGTGTACAGACTGGTCGACGGGGAGAGATCCGGCGAAGGTGCGACGAGGTTAACtga